TTACTCAAATCTGCACCGGTATTTCAACCGACTGCCCCAATATGATGTCCCTATGGGGTTCTAAAGAGCTTGGTGCTGCTAGTTATCAGGCTTTAGGTATTTTACAGCGATATTATGGCAGTGATATTTACATTAGTTCATCCGACGATGTACGCGGCATTCCCTATCCATGGCCAGGATATGCCATAAAGCTGAATTCTTCTGGTGATGAGGTAAAACAGATTCAAGAAGAACTTGAAATTTTATCAAGAATTTATATCAGAATTCCCGTTACAGTTACTGATGGATACTTTGGTCCAATCACAGAGGATGCCGTGAAAGGCTTTCAGGAAATATTTAATTATCCTGTAACCGGAATTATTGATGCTGCAACCTGGTATGGTATCTCGCAGCAATATGGAAGTATTTTAAGCGGAAGGGATATTTGTTTATAGTAAAAACACTTTCATGAATTGATTGAACAGGAAGAAAATTCTTTTGCTGCCATTAATAATTCCAATAAGAGCAATCCTTATCAGAGCTTTATTCGTTGATTCAAAAGGAGCCGGTGTGAGGGAGCTTATACTCGCAAACACCGCTCCATTCTCCATTGTTCTTTCTGAAAGTACAAAGAAAATGCTCTTTAGTTACGGAGAATCCCTTAATTAAACTTGCTTTTTACCTAAGCAGCTTTGCAAGATTTCCTCTATATACGATATGGAGTTCGTGTAATGCTCTTGTAATAGCAACATATAAAAGCTTAGCATCACCGTCGCTGGCTTCGTAGTTGTTATCATCTGGATTCCATAGAATTACACTATCGAATTCCAAACCTTTTGTCATATGGATAGGAAGTACCATGATACCATTTGAAAAGTTCATTTCCTCCATATCTTCTTTCAGGGGCTCTAAAGTTACCTTATCCTTTAACTGTTCATACACCTTTCTGGTCTCTTCAATTGTTCTGCATATAATTGCAAGTGTTGTATAACCATCTCTTTGATTTTCATCAATGACACGCACTGTTTCATGTAACATCTGTTCTTCTCTGTCGGTTCTTATAATATCCACTTCTTTACCATGCCGGATAATTGGTTCAATATCATAGGTTTTAAAGGAACAATGTTTTAAAACCCGGCTGGCATAATTTGAGATTTCTACTGTATTACGATAACTCTTGGCTAATACATAGAATTTATCCTTTATCGGAGAAAAAACCTCATTTTTCAGGGCTTCCCAATCATTCATACCCGTATCGTAATGAATATTCTGAGTAATATCTCCCATTATAGTATAAGTACAATCCTTAAACAATTGCTTCATTACATAAAAAACCGATACACCAAAATCCTGCGCTTCATCTACGATGATATGGCTGACATACTCAAAATCCATTGACATCTTCAATCTCTTTTTTATATAGGTAAGCATCGCCAGGTCATAGATATCAATATTTTTCTGCTGCAGCCCTCCTATTAACAGCCTGATAACTTCTGCATCAGGTATATGTTCTGCGAGTTCTCCGTATTCTGCTTTTGTAAGCAGGCTATTTAAAAACTCATGGTATAGCTCCATCAAATTTATCTTCATAGCCTTTTTACCAAAATATTCCTTGAATTTCTTTGCTTCAATACTTATAATCTCTTTTTCCTGCTGTTCTCTTTCATTGACAAGACGAACTTTACTAACTAATCTTTTATTTAATAGGTCTATTTTTTCTTGTAAAGGCTTATCATAAAAAATTTTTAAAAATTCCAAAATTTCTGTTTTTGTGTATATTTCTTTTTCATGATATAAAACCGTCTCTGGTGTCAGACGCATGTGTTCATATTTATCAAAATAAGACTCCAGTGCTTTGGTAAAATAGATTGAGCCTTTGAAACGCTTTAGTGCCGTCTCTTTCCCATCGGGTTTGGTACTGCTGATTTTGGTATATGTGTTGGTTAAGGTGTATTTGCCTTTCTTTAAGTTAAAATCCTTATCCAGCAAAGACAGTAAAAATTCCTCTAAAGTCATCTGATTGATATTATAGACATCCAGATTAGGAAGTACACCGGTAATATAATTTAACAGCATCTTATTGCTGCCGATAATATAGAATTCATCGGAGCGCAATCTATCTTTGTAATTATAAAGAATATAAGAGATACGGTGCATAGCTACCGTTGTTTTACCACTTCCTGCTACCCCCTGTACAATGACTGAATGCCAGGGTGTATCTCTTATAATATCATTTTGCTCCTTTTGAATCGTGGCTATAATTTCTCCCAACACCACCTCTTTATTCTTACCCAGATACTTTGTAAGAAATTCATCATTGGCAATCACATCGGTATCATAATAATCCAGCAGCGTACTATTTGATATCTCAAAGGTACGTTTTAAATTAAGCGATATATAAATAGGGTCTTTATAAGGAGATAGGTAGGAGCTTTCTCCAATGTCACTGTCATAATAAACGCTGGCTACAGGTGCTCTCCAATCTATAACAATAATTTCGGTACTGCTTTTACTAACACCATTTTTCCCTATATAAAGCGAAAAAAAACTTTCTTCTTTTTGTTCTTCCTCAACTCCTCCCCCTTTCCCATGATTCTCACTTAAATGCATACTGCTCTTTTCCTGATAGTCAATTCTTCCAAAGTATGGCTTTTTTAAGGCTGCCAGGTTTTTACTTAGAGATCTTTCAATATCCGTCTGCATACTAAGACCGATTACCAAGTCATTATGAAGCTCTGGGTTGCTGGAACGATAGTTGTCATACAGTTCTTTCGTTTCCGCCCGTACGGTCTTTAATTCTTCCGTATACTTATCAACGTTAAATTGAATTACTTCTACGGTTTGCTTCAACCTGTTCTCTTCTCTTTCCCACTCACTTCTTAGTTCTTCATGTTTCTTCTGCAAATGGCTATCTTCCATTTTTGTATTTTCCATGATACCCTCCATAAGGCAATTGCGAACTAATGGTTTAAGTCCGATTAATAGTGACACGTTAATCATGATAATGGATATTTTAAAAAAATACTAGACTTTTATTTTAAAATATGTTATGATGCATAATGAAGTTTGCCTAAAAATGCAAAATCTCGGTTTCGTACCGGGATTTTTTTTTACAAGTCTATGGCTGGTATCTTCATGAATCTGACTTTCTACTTTCACACTGCAGTTTTTGTACAAGTATCTTCTCAATTCTTAATTGAATCTTGTGACATTATCACCTATGTTTAGTACCTATGATTTATCTACTTTAAATGAAGAATATATAAAAAAAACGAAAAAACTGTGAGATACAAGATATAGATGCCAGTTTTCCATAAGTCAAGCAGCATAATATATAGTTTAATCAGTTATTATGTCACTTTCCTTGTAAAAAATGTCGATTGTGTTAATTTATTAACAATGCTATAATGGTAATGTAGATGATTAAATCATAAATTAAATGTTTAGGAGGATTTAAGTATGATGAGGTATACATTACCTAGAGATATGTATTACGGAAAAGGGGCTTTAGAGCAGTTAAAAAATATTCAAGGTAAGAAAGCCATCCTTGTTTTAGGCGGCGGTTCCATGAGGAAATTTGGTTTTGTCGATAAAGTGGTTAATTATTTAACAGAAGCGGGTATTGAAACAAAGCTATTTGAAAATGTTGAACCAGACCCATCTGTTGAAACTGTTATGGAAGGCGCAAGAATTATGAGAGAATATAATCCGGACTGGATTATTGCCATGGGCGGTGGTTCTCCTATTGATGCAGCAAAAGCTATGTGGGTATTTTATGAATATCCGGATACTACTTTTGAATCCATTATCAAACCTTTCTCCTTCCCTACCTTAAGACAAAAAGCTAAATTCATTGCAATACCTTCCACTTCCGGTACTGCAACTGAGGTTACTGCATTCTCCGTTATTACGGATTATGCAAAAGGTGTGAAATATCCTCTTGCTGATTTTAATATTACACCGGATATTGCTATCGTTGACCCTAACCTTGCTGAAACTATGCCTAAGACTTTAACAGCACACACCGGTATGGATGCTTTGACGCATGCTGTTGAGGCTTATGTTTCAACCTTAAACAGCCCTTTTACCGATCCTCTTGCCTTAAAAGCAATTCAAATGGTATTCGAATATCTTCCTGCTTCCTATGACGGCGACATGTCAGCCAGAGAACAGATGCATTATGCACAATGTCTAGCAGGACAGGCATTCTCTAATGCTTTATTAGGTATTGTTCACTCCATGGCTCATAAAACCGGAGCTGCATTCTCCACCGGTCATATCCCACATGGTTGTGCAAATGCTATTTATCTTCCTTACGTTATTAAATATAATTCCAAAAATGCTTTGGGCCGCTATGCTGAAATTGCAAGAGGCGTAGGCATAACAGGCACAGACGCAGAATGTGTAGACGCTCTTTGCAAAAAAATCGATGACTACAATGTACAGTTAAGTATTCCAAAGACTTTAAAAGAATTCGGCGTTAAAGAAGAAGAATTCTTAGAAAAAGTTGCTGCTATTGCGGAATTGGCAGTAGGCGATGCTTGTACCGGTTCTAATCCAAGACCGATTACTCCACAGGAGATGGAAAAATTATTAACCTGTACTTATTACGGAACCGAAGTTAATTTCTAGTTTAATAGTTAAATATTAGCATAATTTAAAGGCACGCTTCTTTCTATTAGGGAAGAGTGCCTTTTTTGTATCCTAACCTAACAACTTAAGGCTCGACTCCCATTCTATCAGTCTTAGTACCATAGAATCTAATTGACATTGCATAATTAGGTAATTACTTGCAATAATATTATAACAGAAATCTGAATACAAGATAGCTCAGAAATATGTATTCAATAATGCAAAGAAGACGTTGCTTTTTTCATTTTTAAGAAATGTTGCTCAAAACACTTGACCTAGAGTTAACTCTAAGTTTTATAATGTTATATGATATCTATTTCATTACCAAGGAGGTTAACCTATGAAATCATTAAAAGATACGTATGAACTATACAATGGTGTCAATATTCCCTGTATAGGCTTTGGTACCTGGCAGACACCGGATGGTGAAGTTGCTGTAAGCTCTGTAAAAGAAGCCATTGCCGCAGGTTATAGACATATCGATACAGCCGCAGGCTATAATAACGAAGAAAGTGTTGGTCTTGCCGTAAAAGAAAGCTATGTTCCCAGAGAGGAATTATTTATTACCAGTAAGCTTCATAATAACGACCACGGATATGAAGCTACCCTTGCGGCTTTTGAACTGACTATGAAAAAGTTGGAACTGGACTATTTGGATTTATACTTAATACATTGGCCTAATCCAATCAAATTCAGAGATACTTGGAAAGAAGCCAATGCCGGAAGCTGGAAGGCATTCGAAGAACTTTATAAAGCAGGAAAGATTCGTGCCATTGGTGTTAGCAATTTTATGCCTCATCATATGGATGCCTTGTTAGAAACAGCTAAAATCAAACCTATGGTTAACCAGATTCGTCTATGCCCAGGTGAAACACAGGAAGCTGCCGTAAGCTACTGCAAATCAAATCAAATTCAATTAGAAGCTTACAGTCCCTTGGGTACAGGACGTGTATTTGAAGTAAAAGAAATGCAGGAATTATCCAAAAAATACAATAAGTCCATTGCTCAAATCTGTGTTCGCTGGAGCTTACAAATGGGATACCTTCCTCTTCCCAAATCAGTTACCCCTGAAAGAATCCGTGAGAACGGTGATGTCTTTGATTTCGAAATATCTTTGGACGATGTGGCTCTCATTGCAGGTCTTACAGAGTGCTGCGGCCCTACCAGAGATCCTGATACAACTAACTTCTAATCCTCTAAGCAAGATATAAAGAAACAGCAGAGCAGCTAAACAATTCCTACACTTCTCTGTTGTTTCTTTATTCTCGTTGTTTCATAAAGCCCTATGTTAAACGGATAACTCAAATTTCTTTTCATATAATTTGCAGCAAGAATAAAATAGAATACTAAAAACTAAAATATTTACGATATAACCGACATTATCATGTTGAAGCATTAAATATTGTCTTATAGGATTACCAAACCCGGTAATATACACTACCCACATCAGTATCCCCAAAACAATAAACATACTTATTAGTGGAAACTGTTTGGTTAGCGAAAAACTCATAAGGATTAAATATAGTAACAAAACAGCACATGGCAAAATAAAGGAAAACTGATATGCAAAGGAATCAAAGGGAACCCCAATAACCAAATACCTTACATTCTCTGTATTATAAAAGCTTAAACCACGCTCAAGGAATTTAAGCCCGAAATACATAAAAAAGTAGAAAATACCATTATTAATTAACTTAGCACCTAAGACCTTATAAATACTCAAATAGGATAAATGCTCCACCGTGTGAACGGGTTTTCTCACACCATAAATTAAGTATAAAATGCTAAATATATTTATTAAGACATATAAAAAGCCACCATAGAGCGAACCCATTGCAGGTAGAAAATCCTTTGTCCTGTCAACATCTTTTAATATATACAAACTTCCACTTATTATTACCAGCACAACATAAAAGATACCCTGTTCTCGTAATCTCCGTATAAATTCCCATTTTAATATTCTAAGCATTCTTTGTTACCTCCAGATAAAATTCTTCTATGGATTGCTGCTTCTGTTCTCTGATATCGTCTGCATTGGCAGCAATTAATTGGTTATTATGCAAAACCATAACCTCATCAAAGATTTCTTCCATTTCTCGTACCATATGAGTAGAAATTAATATGGAGGCATCTTCTTTAATGTTACTAATAAGTATTTCAATCATACTTTTTTTCATTCGGATATCAAGGCCTTCTAAGGGTTCATCCAATATATACAAATATGCCTCTCTTGAAATAGTCAATAAAAGCATTACCCGCTCCTGATTCCCTTTCGATAACCGTTTAACCTTATCCTTAGGACTTAATTGAAAGATGTCACATAAAAGGAAAGCTTTCTTTGTATCAAAATCAGGGAACAAATCTTTAAAATAATAAATCGCCTGTTGTATTGTCATCCAGTCACTTAGTTGCTCCGTATGAATCATATATGATATATATTTATGGGTTTTGATTGACGATTCCTCTTCTATAATCCATATGTGTCCTTTATCGGGTTTATATAAATCCGCCAGGACTTTTAATAGTGTGGTTTTGCCAACACCATTCTCGCCCAGTAAACCGATAATACGTCCCGCTTCAATTGAAAATGATATGTTAGTAAGTACCTTTTTTCTTCCAAATGCCTTATATAAATTCTCAACTTCTATAATTTTTTTCATCCTCAATAGCCTCCTCAACCATTTGCATTATTCTATCATCTGTCATTCCCATATGTTTCATTCGACGCACAAATTCCCGCACCTGCCGCCCTACCATACTAACTTGCAAAGCCTGATTACTTCCCTCTTGTATGAAGCTTCCTACACCTTTCTTAGTATAGATTATTCCCTCCGCTTCCATGTGCATAATCGCTCTTTGTACGGTCAACGGCGTAACCTGATACAAACTGCTATATTCTCTGACAGACAGTAGTTTATCTCCTTCCTTAAGCTGACCGCTAATCATCTTTTCCTTAATATCATTAGCGATTTGTACATATATCGGAACTGTATCATTAAATTTCATATATCCCTTACCTTTCTAGCTATTTATAAAACACGCTCCTGCTCCACTGGATGCCGCACCTGCTTGCGACACTGCCGAATAGACATTTAACAATCCTGGTAAATAAGCCTTAACGCTTTATACTGTTATACTTATGTATTACAGTAATGATTATACTTCTCTGAATCTCAATTGTCAATTGGTAAAATTAGCAAATTACTACTGGATGGATTTTATCAGCATGAGATATTTCCAAGGGTTGACATGTTCAAAATGCAAGAATATAATAATTATGACAGCCGTCAGCTTGTTCTGTAAAACCGTGGGCTTTCTTGTGTTCACGGTCTTTTTGGAAACAGGATTGTCCTGAATTCAATGACAGGATTAGAATATAGAAAGGAAACATTTTAAAATGAAAGTAAATTCCAGCGATTATTTAAAACAGGTAAAACCCTTGTTAAAGACTTTACTAAATGACCTGTTAAAGGAATACAGTTACGTATCTATTCTGGCATCGGATTCCAAAGCAATGGTATATAGTGTATCCAAACAAGGAACCAGCATAAATGAAGATACTATCTTAAATGGCCGTGGCTTCGTAGTAAAGGTATATGATAATAAAAGCTATGGGGAATACTCCTTTAATGAAATCACAAAAGATTCCATACCTAGCATTATTAGAAAAATAAAAGAAGAACTTGCTTTTCTAAAAACTCTTCTGCCAGACGGTATAACAGAAGGTGTTTATGCCAGACTTCCTGAAGAAGAAGCTTCTTTTTCTGAAAGCACCGATTACATAGAAAATCCTGACACTTTAGGAAGTGAGCTTATTGTCGCTCACCTGACAACCTTAAGCGAAAAAGCCCGTGCTTTTGATAACAGGATATTGGATTGCTCTGCGGCTTGCAGATATCAGCAGTTACATAAGTTATTTTTATCAGAGAAAAAAGATTTGGAACAAAATATTCTTTGGACGACGGGAAGTATTATGGTAATGGCATCTAGAGGAGAAGAAATTAAGTATTATTTTAATGGATATTCCAATCTTGGAGGCACCGAAATCTTAAAAGAAATGGAACAAGATGTTGAGAATGTGGCAAAGTATACCTTAGAACTTCTTGACAGTGAGCCCATCACCCCAGGTGAATATGACTGCATCTGCACACCTGAAGTTACCGGAATGATCGTTCATGAAGCTTTTGGTCACGGAGTGGAAATGGATATGTTTGTGAAAAAACGTGCCCTTGCAGAACAGTATATCGGAAAACAGGTAGCCTCTCCTTTGGTTACCATGCACGACGGTGCTTCTGCTGCTGGCGAAACAGCAACTTACTTTTTTGACGATGAGGGTGTACCTGCCCAGGATACCGTTATAATTGAAAAGGGAATTCTAAAACGCGGTATCAGTGACAGCCAGACAGCCATGTATCTTAAGACACCTCCTACCGGTAATGGCAGAAGACAAAATTATGAAAGAAAAGCCTATACCCGTATGACCAATACATTTTTTGAAGCCGGAACCGATACCTACGCGGATATGATTGCCTCAATTAAATATGGATTTCTCTTAGAAAATGCCAGCAGTGGTATGGAAGACCCTAAAAACTGGGGGATTCAACTTATGGTTAATGTAGCCCGTGAAATAAAAGACGGAAAATTAACCGGTAAAATCTTCTCCCCTATAGTCCTTACAGGATATGTACCCGATTTATTAAAGTCCATCTCTATGATTTCTGATACAGTTAAATTAGGCGGAGGCGGTTTCTGTGGAAAAGGCTATAAGGAATGGGTAAAAGTCTCCGACGGAGGCCCTTATATAAAGGCAAAAATTCGCCTTGGCTAAGCTTCTCCAAAGACACACAGGGCGTTAATAATAATGAAAAAGAAAGGTTGGGTGAAACCCTTGTTCGATAAAATACTATCTGCCTTAGCGGAAAATAAAATTTCAGAGTATTTGATTAATGATACCCTGAAAGAATCCGTTGAGTTATTCTTTATAAAAAAATCCTTAGATATGCGCAGACAAAAGGATGTCCATCATTATTCTGTCACTGTTTACCATGATTTTTCCAAAGATAACATAAAAATGCGTGGTTCTTCCACCATTAGCCTTTTTAGCGGTATGACGGAAGCTGAAATAAGTAACTCCATCAAAAACGCCTACTATGCAGCTTCTTTTGTTTGTAATCCTTACTATGACCTTCCTTCCGGACAGAAAGAAGCTTTACTTAAAATTAAAAATGCCTTAACAGACTTATCATTGTCTGAGAGTGCCAAAAAGATGACGACCGCTCTCTTTGAAATGGATACTGAAAAGGATACCTTTTTAAATTCCGCAGAGATTTTTTTAGAAAAGGTAACAAACCGTATAGTTAATTCCCGCGGGATTGATGTCAGTTACGAAAAGACTACTGTGAAAGGGGAATTCGTTGCTCAGTGTGTCACCCCGCAGGATGTAGAAACCTATCAGAGTTTTTCCTATGACAATCTGGACACCGAAGCCCTAAAAACCAAGGTAAAACAGACCCTTGCTATGACAAAAGCCAGAGCAAATGCTAATACTGCACCCGCTGCCGGCGAATACACCGTTCTTCTATCCGGTCAATATGTCAGAGAACTGTTTCATTATTATCTGAACCGCTCCTCAGCAGGGATGATATATCCTAAATACTCCAATTATCAAATAGGCTCTAATGTACAGGGTGAGGACGTACAGGGTGAAGCACTTAATATAACTTTAATTGCCAATGAGCCTTATAGCAGTGAAGGAATTCCCATGAAGGATCTGCCTCTTGTTGCTGAAAGTAAATTAGAGACAATTCATGGTAATTCCAGGTTTTGTCATTATCTTGGAATAACCCCAACCGGGCAGTACCAAAGTATAAAAGTTCCTTCTGGTAGCCTGTCCTTTGATGATATGAAAAAGGAGAAATATCTCCATGTCGTTAATTTCTCTGATTTTCAAATGGATGATTTCTCCGGCCACTTTGGAGGCGAGATACGCTTAGCCTTTCTCTATGACGGCAAAACAGTAACTCCGGTTACCGGCGGTTCTATCAACGGGAGTATTTTAGATGTACAAAGAAACTTTAGTTTCTCAAAAGAGTTACAGGTAGAAGAACATTTTGAAGGCCCCTTTGCCGTAAAATTGGAACACATCCGTGTAGCAGGTATATAATTTTATATTTAAGTTCCCAAAGCAGTGCCGTATTATTTTAAAATACGGCACTGCTTTCCGGCTTTAGATTAAACCCACTATCCTGCTATTTTTCTGGTGTCTTATTATAATTTATCATTTCTATAGGTGAAATCTTACATATCTTCCGGTCATAGGTTAGTAAACCGTTGACCTCACCTTCTACATCAGATAACTGGGTAAAAACTGCTGCTGCTAACCCCTTTTCCATTAGCCTTTTTATTTCCACATCAAATAATCGATGTACTGCCCGGTTAAGACTGTAGGTATCTTTATATATCTGGTAACCATAAATATATTCAGAAAAAGCATGATTCTTTATATAACAGGCATAGCCGGCAAACTCTGACAAAACAACCGCTCTTTTTTCAGGTACAATACGTACCTTACGAAAATAATTATGAATACTTCTAAAGTCTCCTCCTTTCTGGTCAAACCAACCGCTGGCTTGGTCAATTAAGCGTCCTTTATCAAGACTGTGTATCAGTGAAACTGCTGCTTCTGCATCAAATTGTCCCCAGCCCTCATTAAAAGGCACCCAGACGGCAATCGAGGGACAATTATACAGATGCTCTACCGTTCTTCTACAATCTGCAATCCAGCCGTTCCTGCCTTTTTCATTCATTCTTGAGAACAGATAATACCAGCTATCCTTAATACGGTTATAAAATCCAGGGAATAAAATCGGCAGATAACCTAGGAAAAACATATTGTATTTCTCTCCTCCATTTACCATGTCCTGCCACACAATCATGCCCAGCCTGTCACAATGATAGTACCAACGCAAAGGTTCAACTTTAATATGCTTTCTCAGCATGTTAAAGCCCAACTCTTTCATCTTTACAATATCATAAATTAAGGCTTCATCACTGGGAGCCGTATACAAGCCATCCGGCCAATACCCCTGGTCCAGTACTCCGTTTTGAAAGTAAGGCTTTCCGTTTAGAAAAATTCTTAGAATTCCCGTAATATCTTTTTTTACTTCAAAGCTCCTCATGGCAAAATAACTTTTTATCTTGTCTTTCCCAGCTTTAATAATAATATCATATAAGAATGGATTTTCCGGACTCCATAATACAGGCTCTGTTACCGGTATCAAAAATTTGTTACCCTGTCCTTTTACTGAAGTCAGCTTTTTTACTCCCTCATATATTTCAATATGGATTTCTCTGTCAGCAGCCTTCTTCTCCCAATGGTTCATATGGATTTCCAGCTCTATTCTTTCTGTCTTTGTATGGGGCGTTATCTTAATACTTGTAATATACTCATCTGGTACCCATTCAAGCCATACCGTCTGCCAGATTCCACTTTGTGCAGTATAAAACATACCACCACGATTTAAGGTTTGCTTTCCTCTGGAATGATAGGACGTATCGCTGTAATCTACCACCATGACAGTAAGAAGATTGCTGCCTGTGCGCAAACTGTCTGTAATATCACACGAAAATGGCAGATAGCCTCCGATATGTTTTTTCACAAGACGGTGATTCACATAGACCTTACACATCTGGTCAACTGCTCCAAAATGCAGTATACACCTCTTTTTAGAAAGGATTTTATTCACTATAAAGTTTCTTTCATACCATAGATAATCTTCCGGCAAGACTTGTCTATTAACACCTGATAAAATACTTTCCGGAGAAAAGGGCACCAGAATTTTTCCATCAAAGGTTTTCGGTCTTTTCTTCTCCTTACGTATACTGTAATTCCATAATCCGTTTAATATAGTATAATTATCTCTGACAAGTTGAGGTCTAGGGTACTCCGTCAGCACCTTTTCTTTATTAAGTTCTTCTCCCCAAATAGTCATTAATTGATTAAAAGACCTGTTCTTTTTTGTTAATATAAAGGTTGATACGATTTCACGCAGCTTCATTGTTTTACCCATTTTCTTTCATAACGATTATTTTATACCGATAATGCCTGACTATTTACTATTGTTTTCTATTTGTTATTAGCTTATATCTTCACACTACATACTACAACGCTCACCTAACTGTATTGTTTCAAGTAAAGCAAATTTCATTCATAAAACTTTTATACCAGCTCCCACTGCATGCCGTAATCAGATTGGAAAACACTAAAAACAATCCATTATTTATACATTTTACAAAATTTTCATAAACAGTATAGCATACCTACTACTGTTTATCCACAGAAATATCCGAGAAAACTGTGCAAATCGGGATAATAAAGCTTGCTACCGACATCTGAAGATGTTATGATATTACAAATTCAACCAAGGTTCATTCATACCTAAATATTCTAGATGAAAAAAGGAAGGTAATAATTATGAGAAGAAAAGACCGTGAAATTACTACTATGGAGGATATCTTAAATATCGTTAAAAAATGCGATGTTATACGTCTAGCTTTATTTGATAAGGAATATCCCTATATTGTCCCGTTAAACTTCGGATATTCCTATGAAGGCAGCGATTTATATTTTTATTTTCACTGTGCAAAAGAAGGGAAGAAACTAGACTTAATTGCAGCTAATCCAAAAGCAGGCTTCGAACTTGATTGCTCTCACAAACTTATTACCGGTGAAGTAGCTTGTAATTATACTATGGAGTATGAAAGTGCCTGTGGATACGGCACCATAGAGTTAGTTGATAAGGCTCAAAAGG
The nucleotide sequence above comes from Anaerocolumna cellulosilytica. Encoded proteins:
- a CDS encoding HelD family protein — protein: MENTKMEDSHLQKKHEELRSEWEREENRLKQTVEVIQFNVDKYTEELKTVRAETKELYDNYRSSNPELHNDLVIGLSMQTDIERSLSKNLAALKKPYFGRIDYQEKSSMHLSENHGKGGGVEEEQKEESFFSLYIGKNGVSKSSTEIIVIDWRAPVASVYYDSDIGESSYLSPYKDPIYISLNLKRTFEISNSTLLDYYDTDVIANDEFLTKYLGKNKEVVLGEIIATIQKEQNDIIRDTPWHSVIVQGVAGSGKTTVAMHRISYILYNYKDRLRSDEFYIIGSNKMLLNYITGVLPNLDVYNINQMTLEEFLLSLLDKDFNLKKGKYTLTNTYTKISSTKPDGKETALKRFKGSIYFTKALESYFDKYEHMRLTPETVLYHEKEIYTKTEILEFLKIFYDKPLQEKIDLLNKRLVSKVRLVNEREQQEKEIISIEAKKFKEYFGKKAMKINLMELYHEFLNSLLTKAEYGELAEHIPDAEVIRLLIGGLQQKNIDIYDLAMLTYIKKRLKMSMDFEYVSHIIVDEAQDFGVSVFYVMKQLFKDCTYTIMGDITQNIHYDTGMNDWEALKNEVFSPIKDKFYVLAKSYRNTVEISNYASRVLKHCSFKTYDIEPIIRHGKEVDIIRTDREEQMLHETVRVIDENQRDGYTTLAIICRTIEETRKVYEQLKDKVTLEPLKEDMEEMNFSNGIMVLPIHMTKGLEFDSVILWNPDDNNYEASDGDAKLLYVAITRALHELHIVYRGNLAKLLR
- a CDS encoding iron-containing alcohol dehydrogenase, whose translation is MMRYTLPRDMYYGKGALEQLKNIQGKKAILVLGGGSMRKFGFVDKVVNYLTEAGIETKLFENVEPDPSVETVMEGARIMREYNPDWIIAMGGGSPIDAAKAMWVFYEYPDTTFESIIKPFSFPTLRQKAKFIAIPSTSGTATEVTAFSVITDYAKGVKYPLADFNITPDIAIVDPNLAETMPKTLTAHTGMDALTHAVEAYVSTLNSPFTDPLALKAIQMVFEYLPASYDGDMSAREQMHYAQCLAGQAFSNALLGIVHSMAHKTGAAFSTGHIPHGCANAIYLPYVIKYNSKNALGRYAEIARGVGITGTDAECVDALCKKIDDYNVQLSIPKTLKEFGVKEEEFLEKVAAIAELAVGDACTGSNPRPITPQEMEKLLTCTYYGTEVNF
- a CDS encoding aldo/keto reductase; translated protein: MKSLKDTYELYNGVNIPCIGFGTWQTPDGEVAVSSVKEAIAAGYRHIDTAAGYNNEESVGLAVKESYVPREELFITSKLHNNDHGYEATLAAFELTMKKLELDYLDLYLIHWPNPIKFRDTWKEANAGSWKAFEELYKAGKIRAIGVSNFMPHHMDALLETAKIKPMVNQIRLCPGETQEAAVSYCKSNQIQLEAYSPLGTGRVFEVKEMQELSKKYNKSIAQICVRWSLQMGYLPLPKSVTPERIRENGDVFDFEISLDDVALIAGLTECCGPTRDPDTTNF
- a CDS encoding ABC transporter ATP-binding protein, with the translated sequence MKKIIEVENLYKAFGRKKVLTNISFSIEAGRIIGLLGENGVGKTTLLKVLADLYKPDKGHIWIIEEESSIKTHKYISYMIHTEQLSDWMTIQQAIYYFKDLFPDFDTKKAFLLCDIFQLSPKDKVKRLSKGNQERVMLLLTISREAYLYILDEPLEGLDIRMKKSMIEILISNIKEDASILISTHMVREMEEIFDEVMVLHNNQLIAANADDIREQKQQSIEEFYLEVTKNA
- a CDS encoding GntR family transcriptional regulator; its protein translation is MKFNDTVPIYVQIANDIKEKMISGQLKEGDKLLSVREYSSLYQVTPLTVQRAIMHMEAEGIIYTKKGVGSFIQEGSNQALQVSMVGRQVREFVRRMKHMGMTDDRIMQMVEEAIEDEKNYRS
- a CDS encoding TldD/PmbA family protein; translated protein: MKVNSSDYLKQVKPLLKTLLNDLLKEYSYVSILASDSKAMVYSVSKQGTSINEDTILNGRGFVVKVYDNKSYGEYSFNEITKDSIPSIIRKIKEELAFLKTLLPDGITEGVYARLPEEEASFSESTDYIENPDTLGSELIVAHLTTLSEKARAFDNRILDCSAACRYQQLHKLFLSEKKDLEQNILWTTGSIMVMASRGEEIKYYFNGYSNLGGTEILKEMEQDVENVAKYTLELLDSEPITPGEYDCICTPEVTGMIVHEAFGHGVEMDMFVKKRALAEQYIGKQVASPLVTMHDGASAAGETATYFFDDEGVPAQDTVIIEKGILKRGISDSQTAMYLKTPPTGNGRRQNYERKAYTRMTNTFFEAGTDTYADMIASIKYGFLLENASSGMEDPKNWGIQLMVNVAREIKDGKLTGKIFSPIVLTGYVPDLLKSISMISDTVKLGGGGFCGKGYKEWVKVSDGGPYIKAKIRLG